The Amycolatopsis viridis genome window below encodes:
- a CDS encoding branched-chain amino acid ABC transporter permease: MNPVSEILVPGLTFGSLYALVAIGLNVLYRPTNVLNFAQGDLVMVGAMLMAATGLGGLPWPLALVCVVVVVGLIALLEERLAVTPVLRRSGHAAGWVITTLAFSLILSQVAGRIWTAEPRSVAPPAPLSLRPMDLWGLQISSYQLVVIGVVVVLVAGLELGDRTRFGCAVRAVAADRDGARLQGIRPDRIGRVSFLIGGALAGLAGVLAAPLLLASVTMGFGLLIRGFFAAIVGGVGDHRGALVAGWLLGVVEAVGARYVSPGMQTAVLFGVVVVVLMVRPTGLRRSGGVLRHV, from the coding sequence GTGAATCCGGTCAGCGAGATCCTCGTTCCCGGGCTGACCTTCGGGAGCCTCTACGCGCTCGTCGCGATCGGGCTCAACGTGCTCTACCGCCCGACGAACGTGCTCAACTTCGCCCAGGGCGATCTGGTGATGGTGGGCGCGATGCTGATGGCCGCGACCGGTCTCGGCGGCCTGCCGTGGCCGCTCGCGCTGGTCTGCGTCGTCGTGGTCGTCGGCCTGATCGCGTTGCTCGAGGAACGGCTGGCCGTCACACCGGTGCTGCGCCGCTCCGGTCACGCCGCCGGCTGGGTCATCACCACCCTCGCCTTCTCGCTGATCCTGAGCCAGGTCGCGGGCCGGATCTGGACCGCGGAACCCCGGTCGGTAGCGCCTCCCGCGCCGCTGTCCCTGCGGCCGATGGACCTGTGGGGGCTGCAGATCAGCAGCTACCAGCTCGTGGTGATCGGCGTGGTCGTGGTGCTCGTCGCCGGCCTCGAGCTCGGCGACCGGACCCGCTTCGGGTGCGCCGTGCGGGCCGTCGCCGCGGACCGGGACGGCGCGCGGCTGCAGGGCATCCGGCCGGACCGCATCGGCCGCGTGTCGTTCCTGATCGGCGGCGCGCTGGCCGGGCTCGCCGGCGTGCTCGCCGCGCCGCTGCTGCTGGCGTCCGTGACCATGGGGTTCGGCCTGCTGATCCGCGGGTTCTTCGCGGCCATCGTGGGCGGAGTGGGGGACCACCGGGGCGCGCTGGTCGCCGGCTGGCTGCTCGGCGTCGTCGAAGCGGTGGGCGCGCGGTACGTCTCGCCGGGCATGCAGACCGCGGTCCTGTTCGGCGTCGTCGTGGTCGTCCTGATGGTCCGGCCCACCGGGCTGCGGCGCTCGGGCGGGGTGCTGCGGCATGTCTGA
- a CDS encoding ABC transporter substrate-binding protein, which yields MDTSLSRGVPGLSRRTALSGALALGTALLGAGLAACAGRGAGSSNAQAELGWIQPKTGRLASAYAPTFIGAQLALQEINAAGGLLGAAIQVHEEDDEGSPATQSTVAQRLLSARPDFVVGPTGSSQAVASVTALARSNAIQSAWGGADILGDGNRFPAHYQLVFNTSRQGAAAARFLFETRGIRRIGLLTENSEFGKSMQESFTRTLRDNYRTELAGVQVFEPNAPDMAPYLNQLARAGVEGLGMFSGQPQAAVLSLRAMANSSFAPVIVAHDLNYIDAYNEIPVELLRNFYGTAYRSLTYPKGGAPSGPALDYANKIRAQAGQLAFSAANSPYYDFLKLLAVVVEQERTTDPARLRAAMNGVRGYQGVRAPISFTETDHCGIGDDAIAIATLLSAKDEASAGGIFRELAA from the coding sequence ATGGATACCAGCCTGAGCCGCGGTGTACCCGGCTTGTCCCGCCGGACCGCCCTGTCGGGGGCACTGGCCCTGGGAACCGCACTCCTCGGTGCCGGGCTGGCGGCCTGCGCCGGCCGCGGCGCGGGCAGCTCGAACGCACAGGCCGAGCTCGGCTGGATCCAGCCCAAAACCGGGCGCCTCGCCAGCGCCTACGCACCGACCTTCATCGGTGCGCAGCTGGCGTTGCAGGAGATCAACGCCGCGGGCGGCCTGCTCGGCGCCGCGATCCAGGTGCACGAGGAGGACGACGAGGGATCACCGGCCACGCAGTCGACCGTTGCCCAGCGGCTGCTCAGCGCCCGGCCGGACTTCGTGGTCGGCCCGACCGGCAGCTCCCAGGCCGTTGCGTCGGTCACCGCGCTCGCGCGCAGCAACGCGATCCAGTCCGCCTGGGGCGGCGCCGACATCCTGGGCGACGGGAACCGCTTCCCCGCGCACTACCAGCTCGTGTTCAACACCAGCAGGCAGGGCGCGGCCGCCGCCAGGTTCCTCTTCGAGACCCGCGGTATCCGCCGGATCGGGCTGCTCACCGAGAACTCCGAGTTCGGCAAGTCCATGCAGGAGTCGTTCACCCGCACCCTGCGCGACAACTACCGCACCGAACTCGCCGGTGTGCAGGTCTTCGAACCGAACGCGCCGGACATGGCGCCCTACCTCAACCAGCTGGCGCGCGCCGGGGTCGAGGGGCTCGGCATGTTCAGCGGGCAGCCGCAGGCGGCCGTGCTGTCCCTTCGCGCGATGGCCAACAGCAGCTTCGCGCCGGTGATCGTGGCGCACGACCTCAACTACATCGACGCCTACAACGAGATCCCGGTGGAGCTGCTGCGGAACTTCTACGGCACCGCGTACCGCTCCCTGACCTACCCCAAGGGCGGCGCGCCGTCCGGCCCCGCCCTGGACTACGCCAACAAGATCCGCGCCCAGGCCGGGCAACTCGCGTTCTCCGCCGCCAACAGCCCGTACTACGACTTCCTGAAGCTGCTCGCGGTGGTCGTCGAGCAGGAGCGCACGACGGACCCGGCCCGGTTGCGGGCGGCGATGAACGGGGTGCGCGGGTACCAGGGCGTCCGTGCGCCCATCTCGTTCACCGAGACCGACCACTGTGGAATCGGCGACGACGCCATCGCGATCGCGACGCTGCTCTCCGCCAAGGACGAGGCGTCCGCGGGCGGCATCTTCCGGGAGCTGGCCGCGTGA
- a CDS encoding acetyl-CoA acetyltransferase → MADAVHVLGGAQTDFAVNWSKQSDNPLFDMLEQAVRDCLAATGLEPSDIATAHVGNFGGERFAGQSHLGAMIPMLDPAWATLPTSRHEAACASSSAAALAAMAEIEAGRYDVVLVAGVELMRNVAGEEAARNLGSAAWTPEELDTDELPWPHLFDRISQEVERRYGLDQNHLNRIAELNRTNARRNPLAQTRGWTAEPGHFEADDIANPIVTGRTRKSDCGRITDGASAIVLAGSRFTESWLRGSPDRTASRISGWGHHTAPLPLSAKFAHEGRYLFPNIRQAITDAYGRAGVRGPEDLDVIETHDCFTITEYVAIDHFGLTAPGEAWRAVESGYIDFDGRLPVNPSGGLIGAGHPVGATGVRMLLDAHRQVTGTAGDYQVPGARTAATLNVGGSCSTAVSFVVTA, encoded by the coding sequence ATGGCCGACGCAGTCCATGTCCTGGGCGGCGCGCAGACCGACTTCGCCGTCAACTGGTCCAAACAGAGCGACAACCCGCTCTTCGACATGCTGGAACAGGCCGTGCGCGACTGCCTCGCCGCGACCGGGCTCGAACCGTCCGACATCGCAACCGCCCACGTCGGCAACTTCGGCGGCGAGCGCTTCGCCGGGCAGTCGCACCTCGGCGCGATGATCCCGATGCTGGACCCGGCCTGGGCCACGCTGCCCACCAGCCGGCACGAAGCCGCCTGCGCGTCCAGCAGCGCCGCCGCGCTGGCCGCGATGGCGGAGATCGAGGCCGGGCGGTACGACGTCGTCCTGGTCGCCGGAGTCGAGCTGATGCGCAACGTCGCCGGCGAGGAGGCGGCGCGCAACCTCGGGTCCGCGGCCTGGACGCCCGAGGAACTGGACACCGACGAGCTGCCCTGGCCCCACCTGTTCGACCGCATCAGCCAGGAGGTGGAACGCCGGTACGGGCTCGACCAGAACCACCTCAACCGCATCGCCGAGCTCAACCGCACCAACGCCCGCCGCAACCCGCTGGCGCAGACCCGCGGCTGGACGGCCGAACCCGGCCACTTCGAGGCCGACGACATCGCCAACCCCATCGTCACCGGCCGCACCCGCAAGAGCGACTGCGGCCGGATCACCGACGGGGCGAGCGCGATCGTGCTGGCCGGCAGCCGGTTCACCGAGTCCTGGCTGCGCGGCTCGCCGGACCGCACGGCCAGCCGGATCAGCGGATGGGGCCACCACACCGCACCACTACCGCTGAGCGCCAAGTTCGCCCACGAGGGGCGCTACCTGTTCCCCAATATCCGGCAGGCGATCACCGACGCCTACGGCCGGGCCGGCGTACGCGGTCCGGAGGACCTCGACGTCATCGAGACACACGACTGCTTCACGATCACCGAGTACGTCGCGATCGACCACTTCGGACTGACCGCGCCCGGGGAGGCCTGGCGGGCCGTCGAGAGCGGGTACATCGACTTCGACGGGCGCCTGCCGGTGAACCCGTCGGGCGGCCTGATCGGCGCCGGGCACCCGGTGGGGGCCACCGGGGTCCGGATGCTGCTGGACGCCCACCGGCAGGTGACCGGAACCGCCGGTGACTACCAGGTGCCAGGGGCGCGCACCGCCGCGACCCTCAACGTCGGCGGCAGCTGCAGCACGGCGGTGAGCTTCGTGGTCACCGCCTGA
- a CDS encoding SDR family NAD(P)-dependent oxidoreductase produces the protein MTSTSTAPFRTVSLRPCSATIEIDAPRKTAALGAVHALLKRAGFRTATGGTGAEAFCAVQVENAAFGVHGSGGCLRRSAVLEAATRMARSGGGRMVLVTDALPWPAGSAHVERSARQSADLHWWQQLASRVAPHGVRMNAIRVGYAPFLGHSLPQPAEAVLHAHQVVRRPVTEADLQAALTLLLSRGLDAMVGEVLPLDGGLETGIVPVSATGTAKVDRSTALPARPWSLDGRTVLVTGASSGIGAETALELARRGADVVLAARRLPELDEVAAAIRDHLGRRAWTVRADLSRAGAADDLVDDAVRQAGAVHDFVHAAGVLPRDDQPEARRHREEAYRINVLSFADAVERLAPRWISSGHRGNIVSVSSTSAQTAPVPGLYSYGSGKAAVAQLSSHLAVTLARHRIRVNSVLPGIVRTPMTDTADPAFVTASLRRIPSGRLCDPEDIAAAVTYLISPASTMVDGAQLRVCGGWATLRSLPAFTSGTDQPVPAVGT, from the coding sequence ATGACGAGTACCAGCACGGCGCCGTTCCGGACGGTGTCGCTGCGGCCCTGTTCGGCGACGATCGAGATCGACGCGCCGCGTAAGACCGCCGCACTCGGCGCGGTCCACGCGTTGCTGAAGCGAGCCGGTTTCCGGACCGCCACCGGTGGCACCGGCGCGGAGGCGTTCTGCGCGGTCCAGGTGGAGAACGCTGCGTTCGGCGTGCACGGCAGCGGTGGCTGCCTGCGTCGTTCGGCGGTTCTGGAAGCGGCGACCCGGATGGCGCGGTCTGGTGGTGGCCGGATGGTGCTCGTCACCGACGCCCTGCCGTGGCCGGCCGGTTCGGCCCACGTCGAGCGTTCCGCCCGGCAGAGCGCGGATCTGCACTGGTGGCAGCAGCTGGCCTCCCGGGTGGCGCCGCACGGGGTGCGGATGAACGCGATCCGCGTCGGCTACGCGCCGTTCCTCGGCCATTCGCTGCCCCAGCCGGCCGAGGCGGTGCTCCACGCGCACCAGGTGGTCCGCCGCCCGGTGACCGAGGCGGACCTGCAGGCGGCCCTGACCCTGCTGCTCAGCCGCGGCCTGGACGCGATGGTCGGTGAGGTGCTGCCGCTCGACGGCGGCCTGGAGACCGGGATCGTCCCGGTCAGCGCGACGGGAACGGCCAAAGTGGACCGCAGCACGGCGCTGCCGGCTCGACCGTGGTCCCTCGACGGTCGAACGGTACTGGTCACCGGGGCCAGCAGCGGGATCGGCGCGGAAACCGCTCTCGAACTGGCCCGCCGCGGTGCCGACGTGGTGCTCGCGGCACGGCGGCTCCCCGAGCTGGACGAGGTCGCCGCGGCGATCCGGGACCACCTCGGGCGGCGGGCCTGGACGGTCCGCGCCGACCTGTCCCGTGCCGGTGCCGCCGACGACCTGGTCGACGACGCCGTGCGCCAGGCCGGCGCGGTGCACGACTTCGTGCACGCGGCCGGGGTCCTGCCCCGCGACGACCAGCCCGAGGCGCGGCGGCACCGCGAAGAGGCCTACCGGATCAACGTCCTGTCCTTCGCCGACGCCGTGGAACGGCTCGCCCCGCGGTGGATCTCCTCCGGCCACCGCGGGAACATCGTCTCGGTCTCGTCCACGAGCGCGCAGACCGCGCCGGTGCCGGGGTTGTACAGCTACGGCTCGGGCAAGGCCGCGGTCGCCCAGCTGAGTTCCCACCTGGCGGTGACGCTGGCGCGCCACCGCATCCGGGTCAACTCGGTGCTGCCGGGCATCGTCCGCACCCCGATGACCGACACCGCCGACCCCGCGTTCGTCACCGCGTCGCTGCGGCGGATCCCGTCCGGGCGGTTGTGCGATCCGGAGGACATCGCCGCGGCGGTGACGTACCTGATCAGCCCCGCGTCCACGATGGTGGACGGCGCCCAGCTGCGGGTGTGCGGCGGCTGGGCGACCCTGCGATCACTGCCCGCGTTCACCTCCGGGACGGATCAGCCCGTCCCGGCGGTGGGCACGTGA
- a CDS encoding SDR family NAD(P)-dependent oxidoreductase, producing the protein MGNADAARLGGRVALVTGGASGIGQATARRLSQDGATVVIADIDGEGAEAVAKDIQNAGGRAEAVPCDQTDPDQVAALFDRLARHDRLDICVANAGWGRFGPFLEIPEKTWRRTFDINVTGTFLMCQAAARRMAELGNGGAMVVTSSSGAVEPVALFSAYCSAKAALNMMVKIMAYELGQFDIRVNAVMPGVTETAMTGGLLATGARSYNEAESPLGRLGKPEDIANAIAYLVSDDSGYVNGAALLVDGGGSAYNPGWFGTDFRRRGEASWILRHEQVPVQVTGKA; encoded by the coding sequence ATGGGAAACGCTGACGCTGCGCGGCTGGGCGGCCGGGTCGCACTGGTGACCGGCGGCGCGTCCGGCATCGGGCAGGCGACCGCACGGCGCCTGAGCCAGGACGGCGCGACCGTCGTCATCGCCGACATCGACGGCGAGGGCGCCGAAGCCGTCGCCAAGGACATCCAGAACGCCGGTGGCCGGGCCGAGGCGGTGCCGTGCGACCAGACCGACCCCGACCAGGTGGCGGCGTTGTTCGACCGGCTGGCGCGGCACGACCGGCTCGACATCTGCGTGGCCAACGCCGGCTGGGGACGGTTCGGGCCGTTCCTGGAGATCCCGGAGAAGACCTGGCGGCGCACCTTCGACATCAACGTGACCGGGACGTTCCTGATGTGCCAGGCCGCGGCGCGCCGGATGGCCGAGCTGGGCAACGGGGGAGCGATGGTGGTGACCTCGTCGTCCGGGGCCGTCGAACCGGTCGCCCTGTTCAGCGCCTACTGCTCGGCCAAGGCGGCGCTGAACATGATGGTGAAAATCATGGCCTACGAACTGGGGCAGTTCGACATCCGCGTCAACGCGGTGATGCCGGGCGTGACGGAGACCGCGATGACCGGTGGGCTGCTGGCCACCGGGGCACGCAGCTACAACGAGGCCGAGTCGCCCCTGGGCAGGCTGGGCAAGCCCGAGGACATCGCCAACGCGATCGCCTACCTCGTGTCCGACGACAGCGGTTACGTCAACGGCGCCGCGCTGCTCGTCGACGGCGGTGGCAGCGCGTACAACCCGGGCTGGTTCGGCACCGACTTCCGCCGGCGGGGTGAGGCGTCCTGGATCCTCCGGCACGAGCAGGTGCCCGTCCAGGTCACCGGAAAAGCCTGA
- a CDS encoding SDR family NAD(P)-dependent oxidoreductase: protein MNLAGRAALVTGAGRGIGAAIAERLAADGARVAVNDLDAEAAQATLKRIQAAGGDGVALAGDIADTSFARELVATAAERLDGLAILVNNAGIVNRLPLREQTEQHWDRVIDVNLKAPFVLSQAAVDHLAASGHGAIVNICSVAVIGFFRQIAYDASKGGLLTMTRSLAVELGREGIRANAIAPGFIDTDTGHAADLGRIGEKTVATLPLSRTGQPDEVAGAAVWLASDEARYITGQVLFVDGGWVRN, encoded by the coding sequence ATGAACCTTGCAGGACGTGCCGCGCTCGTGACCGGTGCCGGACGCGGCATCGGCGCGGCGATCGCCGAACGCCTCGCCGCGGACGGGGCCAGGGTCGCGGTGAACGATCTGGACGCGGAGGCCGCCCAGGCCACGCTCAAGCGCATCCAGGCGGCGGGTGGGGACGGGGTGGCGCTGGCGGGCGACATCGCGGACACCTCCTTCGCCCGTGAGCTGGTCGCCACCGCCGCGGAGCGGCTGGACGGCCTGGCGATCCTGGTCAACAACGCGGGCATCGTCAACCGGCTGCCGCTGCGGGAGCAGACCGAGCAGCACTGGGACCGGGTCATCGACGTCAACCTCAAGGCGCCGTTCGTACTCAGCCAGGCCGCGGTCGACCACCTCGCCGCCTCCGGGCACGGCGCGATCGTCAACATCTGCTCGGTCGCGGTGATCGGGTTCTTCCGCCAGATCGCCTACGACGCCTCCAAGGGCGGCCTGCTCACCATGACCCGGTCGCTGGCCGTCGAACTCGGCCGGGAAGGGATCCGGGCCAACGCGATCGCGCCGGGCTTCATCGACACCGACACCGGGCACGCGGCCGACCTCGGGCGGATCGGGGAGAAGACCGTGGCGACCCTGCCGCTGAGCCGGACCGGGCAGCCGGACGAGGTCGCGGGCGCCGCGGTCTGGCTGGCGTCGGACGAGGCGCGGTACATCACCGGTCAGGTCCTCTTCGTCGACGGCGGCTGGGTCCGGAACTAG
- a CDS encoding amidohydrolase family protein: MAVHPHPIVDMSGMVLDRDCWRAYLGGFAEYAPDYFRLFGQRLAITAGIDPRDFAAASKDPDAALDLLLASPVFDFDLDAYVARLAEEGVRYQVLHSSMRPLPDGRMVSDRIAEFAARHPDRLQAWGSVNLADPDAAIAEVRRCVLELGMRGVSVTHFLDVADPVSEGAHEFYRTVSELGVPLWLHTGHNLSTRVPMNWCTWRELDEIARRHPDLVVIAGHGGWPWVMEMMTLCQRHRNVYLEFSTHRPRLMARPGSGWEPLLLHGASTVRNKILFGGIEWVHGMTTGALAAEVSALALDERTKCAWLHGNGARLLNLDPS; encoded by the coding sequence ATGGCCGTCCACCCGCACCCGATCGTCGACATGTCGGGCATGGTGCTCGACCGCGACTGCTGGCGCGCCTACCTCGGCGGGTTCGCCGAGTACGCGCCGGACTACTTCCGCCTGTTCGGCCAGCGGCTCGCGATCACCGCCGGTATCGACCCGCGGGACTTCGCCGCGGCGAGCAAGGATCCCGACGCCGCGCTCGACCTGCTCCTGGCGAGCCCGGTGTTCGACTTCGACCTGGACGCCTACGTCGCGCGGCTGGCGGAGGAAGGTGTGCGGTACCAGGTCCTGCACTCGAGCATGCGGCCGCTGCCGGACGGCCGGATGGTGAGCGACCGGATCGCCGAGTTCGCCGCGCGCCACCCCGACCGCCTCCAGGCGTGGGGGAGCGTGAACCTCGCCGATCCTGATGCCGCCATCGCCGAGGTGCGGCGCTGCGTGCTCGAACTCGGCATGCGCGGGGTGTCGGTGACCCACTTCCTGGACGTCGCCGACCCGGTGTCGGAGGGGGCGCACGAGTTCTACCGGACGGTGAGCGAGCTGGGCGTGCCGCTGTGGCTGCACACCGGGCACAACCTGTCCACGCGCGTGCCGATGAACTGGTGCACCTGGCGGGAGCTGGACGAGATCGCGCGGCGGCACCCCGACCTCGTGGTGATCGCCGGGCACGGCGGCTGGCCGTGGGTGATGGAGATGATGACGCTGTGCCAGCGGCACCGCAACGTCTACCTGGAGTTCTCCACGCACCGCCCGCGCCTCATGGCCCGGCCCGGATCCGGCTGGGAGCCGTTGCTGCTGCACGGGGCCTCCACGGTCCGCAACAAGATCCTCTTCGGCGGGATCGAGTGGGTGCACGGCATGACCACCGGCGCGCTCGCCGCCGAAGTCTCCGCGCTGGCGCTGGACGAGCGCACGAAGTGCGCGTGGCTGCACGGCAACGGCGCGCGCCTGCTCAACCTGGACCCGAGCTAG
- a CDS encoding TetR/AcrR family transcriptional regulator — protein MGTPVRTRSRNGQHPRVRLQEAGTRLFYNKGFHATSVRDITEACGLTPGALYNHFGSKEELLYSIIMDGHNTLDRRLDAVPADAPAQERLRGLIEAFVLHHTRYRKEAVVGDEWRALDEEHRDEVRRLRLGIRARVSDVIRDGAAAGVFALPKVPNGDPVRMAATAALDMSFRVAGWFSPDGPVSDAAFSTFYADLVLRSISKVR, from the coding sequence ATGGGGACGCCGGTCAGGACGCGGAGCAGGAACGGGCAGCACCCGCGGGTCCGGCTGCAGGAAGCCGGCACGCGCCTGTTCTACAACAAGGGCTTTCACGCGACCTCGGTGCGGGACATCACGGAGGCCTGCGGGCTCACGCCCGGCGCGCTCTACAACCACTTCGGGTCCAAGGAAGAGCTGCTGTACTCGATCATCATGGACGGGCACAACACGCTCGACCGGAGGCTCGACGCGGTGCCGGCGGACGCGCCCGCGCAGGAGCGGCTGCGCGGGTTGATCGAGGCGTTCGTGCTGCACCACACGCGCTACCGCAAGGAAGCCGTGGTGGGCGACGAGTGGCGCGCGCTCGACGAGGAGCACCGTGACGAAGTGCGCCGGCTCCGGCTCGGTATCCGGGCCCGGGTCTCCGACGTCATCCGCGACGGCGCGGCGGCCGGTGTCTTCGCACTGCCCAAGGTGCCCAACGGTGACCCGGTGCGGATGGCCGCCACGGCGGCGCTCGACATGTCCTTCCGGGTGGCCGGCTGGTTCAGCCCGGACGGCCCGGTGTCCGATGCCGCGTTCTCGACCTTCTACGCCGATCTCGTCCTCCGTTCCATCAGCAAGGTTCGCTGA
- a CDS encoding serine hydrolase domain-containing protein, which translates to MIGGSCAEEFSRVREEFERNFADRGEVGASVCVMIDGEPVVDLWGGVADRETGRPWEQDTASVIFSCTKGATALCAHVLASRGQLDLAAPVARYWPEFGQSGKEDITVGMLLSHQSGLPVISTPLPDSAFFDWDRMIGALEVEKPLWEPGTRHGYHALTFGWLIGEVVHRVSGKSLGEFFRDEVAGPLGLDFWIGCPEEVEPRLAPMIFPEPREGDEPSLFMTMAATKPESIPGQIFANSGGYMLPGPTGFDSRNAHAAEIGAAGGISNARGLAGMYAPLACGGGLAGVELVDRRALARMTTTVSAGHDETLLIGSRFSAGYFRSIDNRHRPYGLRDSVILSADAFGHPGFGGSLGFASPDNRMSFGYTMNNMGPGTLLNDRGQSLVDAVYRSLGYTDNSTEVWC; encoded by the coding sequence ATGATCGGTGGTAGCTGTGCGGAAGAGTTCTCGCGCGTCCGCGAGGAGTTCGAGCGGAACTTCGCCGACCGCGGGGAGGTGGGCGCGTCGGTCTGCGTCATGATCGACGGCGAACCGGTGGTGGACCTGTGGGGTGGCGTCGCCGACCGGGAGACCGGCCGCCCGTGGGAGCAGGACACCGCGAGCGTGATCTTCTCCTGCACCAAGGGTGCGACCGCGCTGTGCGCCCACGTGCTCGCGTCCCGCGGGCAGCTGGACCTGGCCGCGCCGGTCGCGCGCTACTGGCCGGAGTTCGGCCAGTCGGGCAAGGAGGACATCACCGTCGGGATGCTGCTGAGTCACCAAAGTGGACTGCCGGTGATCAGCACCCCGTTGCCGGACAGCGCTTTCTTCGACTGGGACCGGATGATCGGCGCGCTCGAGGTGGAGAAGCCGTTGTGGGAGCCGGGCACCAGGCACGGCTACCACGCCCTCACCTTCGGCTGGCTGATCGGTGAGGTCGTCCACCGGGTGTCCGGGAAGTCGCTCGGCGAGTTCTTCCGGGACGAGGTCGCCGGTCCGCTCGGTCTGGACTTCTGGATCGGGTGCCCGGAGGAGGTCGAGCCGCGGCTCGCGCCGATGATCTTCCCCGAGCCCCGCGAGGGTGACGAGCCGTCGCTGTTCATGACGATGGCGGCGACCAAACCGGAGTCCATCCCCGGCCAGATCTTCGCCAACTCCGGCGGGTACATGCTGCCCGGGCCGACCGGCTTCGACTCGCGCAACGCGCACGCGGCCGAGATCGGGGCCGCGGGCGGGATCAGCAACGCCCGCGGGCTGGCCGGGATGTACGCACCGCTGGCCTGCGGTGGCGGGCTCGCCGGAGTGGAGCTGGTGGACCGGCGCGCTCTGGCGCGGATGACGACGACGGTCTCCGCGGGCCACGATGAGACGCTGCTGATCGGCAGCCGGTTCTCCGCCGGTTACTTCCGGTCGATCGACAACCGGCACCGGCCCTACGGTCTGCGGGACAGCGTCATCCTGTCCGCGGACGCCTTCGGGCACCCCGGTTTCGGCGGCAGCCTGGGCTTCGCCTCGCCGGACAACCGCATGTCCTTCGGCTACACCATGAACAACATGGGGCCGGGCACGCTGCTCAACGACCGGGGGCAGAGCCTGGTTGACGCCGTCTACCGCTCGCTCGGCTACACCGACAACAGTACGGAGGTGTGGTGCTGA